Part of the Prevotella communis genome is shown below.
TTAATACACACCATCTTTCGATATGGCCAGCAAATAACGAACGACAGCAACGACTTCGAGTTTTTTGTCATTCTCATAATGACTTTAGTGACTATGAACCATTGGTCGCTAAAATGAATGATGAGGAGATGGCGAATCTACTGCTTACTCTTTGTCATCAGACAGACAAGATGATGTGTGCCTATTTGGAGAAACTGGAGCATCGTTTTGTGACGGAGGGTGGTATCAAGGAACGTATGCATGCGGCCCGTACAGGCTATCGTCAGGAGGTGGATGCGCGTCTGCGTGCCTTGGAAGCTGAGAATCTGCAGCTAAAAGCTAGAATTAAGGAGCTTGAGGGGTTGTTGGGAGAGATAGGGAAGCCTAGGAAGGTATAGGAAACCCTAGGCATTTTTAGGAAACCCTAGGCATTCCTAGGAAATCCTAGGTGGTCCTAGGTTAGCCTAAACAGTCCTCGAACTCCTAGTTAATTATCTGTAGTACAATGTTATACTGAGGGTAGTAGAATCTTAAAATGAACACGATAAATGTCGAAATAACACATATAAAAATCGAGGATTATTCGATGAAATATGGCAGATTAACACACTTTAACTTAAAATGCTTTCAAGATTGAAAAATCTGCTTTATCTTTGCACTCGATAAAGATGATAACATTGGTTTACTATAATTTTATATTCTACTACCTGAAATATACGCAAAAAAGGCTGAGTCCAAGTGGACATCGGCCTTTTTTATTTAAAATAGGTGAAAATGGGGTAGGAGTGGAGTTTTTTTTGTAATTTTGCAGACCGAAAAGAACTTGAGAATGGAAGATAACAATCAGAAGATACAGAATCAGCCCGAGCAGGACAACGCACTGGTGCGCCGTATTGCTGAGCAGAAATACGAATTTGGTTTCACAACAAATGTCGATACCGAGGTGATCCCCGTGGGATTGAACGAGGATGTGGTGCGACTGATTTCTGCGAAGAAAGGTGAGCCGGAATGGATGCTGGAGTTCCGCCTGAAGGCTTTCCGCTACTGGAAAGAGCAGCAGGAGCCTAAGTGGGGCCATGTGCATGTACCTGAGATTGACTATCAGTCCATTTCATATTATGCCGACCCCATGGCTAAGTCGAAGGAAAAGGGAAAAGTGAATAGTGAAAAATCTGCTACCGCTGAAATAGACCCTGAATTGACAAAGACCTTCGATAAACTGGGTATCCCCTTGGAAGAGCGTCTGGCACTGAGCGGCAATACGGCTGTGGATGCCATCATGGACTCTGTGTCCGTGAAGACTACCTTCAAGGAGAAACTGCGCGAAAAGGGCGTTATCTTCTGTTCTATCGGTGAGGCTATCAAGGAGCATCCTGACCTGGTACGTCAGTATCTGGGCACGGTGGTTCCCTATAAGGACAATTTCTTTGCTGCACTCAACTCGGCTGTCTTCAGCGATGGCTCGTTTGTCTATATCCCCAAGGGCGTGCGCTGTCCTATGGAACTGAGTTCCTATTTCCGCATCAACGCCAGGAATACGGGGCAGTTTGAGCGTACGCTGATTATTGCCGACGATGATGCCTACGTATCATACCTCGAGGGCTGTACGGCCCCGATGCGCGATGAGAACCAGTTGCATGCGGCTATCGTGGAGATTATCGTGATGAACCGTGCCGAGGTGAAGTATTCTACCGTGCAGAACTGGTACCCTGGCGACGAGAACGGTAAGGGCGGCGTGCTGAATCTGGTGACGAAACGTGGCGACCTGCGTGGTGTAGATTCCAAACTCTCGTGGACACAGGTAGAGACGGGTTCGGCCATCACTTGGAAATATCCCTCATGCATCCTGCGCGGCGACCGTTCACAGGCTGAGTTCTATAGCGTGGCCGTGACCAACAACTATCAGGAGGCCGATACGGGTACGAAGATGATTCACCTGGGCAAGGATACCAAGTCGACGATTATCTCGAAGGGTATCTCGGCAGGACACTCGCAGAACTCGTACCGCGGACTGGTGCGCGCTGCTGCTACAGCAGATAATGCGCGCAACTACTCGTCGTGCGACTCGCTGTTGTTGGGTTCCGACTGTGGTGCACATACCTTCCCCTATATGGACGTTCACAATGATACGGCTATCTTTGAGCACGAGGCTACGACCTCAAAGATTTCAGAGGCACAACTGTTCTATTGCAACCAGCGTGGCATACCTACCGAGCAGGCTGTCGGACTGATTGTCAACGGCTATGCGAAAGAGGTGATTCAGAAACTGCCGATGGAGTTTGCCGTAGAGGCACAGAAACTGCTCAGCGTATCGCTGGAGGGTACCGTAGGATAGGAAAATCCCACCTTATTTATTTAAAGGCAATGTCATGATGAAACGGGCACCGCTGGTATAAGTGGTGTCAAGGACGACGTCGCCACCCAGACGGTTGGCTATGCTGCGGGCCACAGTAAGACCGATACCCGTGCCTTCGTTGTTCTCATCGAGCTGCACAAACTCCTCGAAGATATGTTCGGCCTCGGCCTTGGGCACACCGATGCCAGTATCCTCAACGGTATAGCGTACAACCTTGTCTGAAGGCACGTCAACCTTCAGATGGATGGCACCCTCCCTGGTGTATTTCTCGGCATTGTCAAGCAGCAGCACCAAGGCACGCGTAGCAGCCTGCTCGTTGGTCTGGATACGTACGTCGTTAGTACTATTATCCTGTTGCAGGTCAATGGGAATCTTGTATTTATTGCCAATGGGGAAGGCATTCATCGCCTCTACGGCAATCTGGGTGGCAGGGATGTTTTCAGTACGCTCTATCACCGTCTTGCTGCTGGCCTCACTCATCTCCAGCATCTTGTTGACCAGTTCGGTGATGCGCACGGTATTCTCCATGATCTTACGGTTCATGTCCTGCTTGGTCTCCTCGTCGAGCTTGATATCGGGCGTAGAGATAATCTGCGCAAAACCACTCAGGATATTCAGCGGCGTACGTATCTCGTGCGACATCTGATGGATGAACGAGGTCTTCATGCGCGATGACTCCTTGGTCTTCTCGTTGGCTATCTCCAGTTGGTAGTAAGCCGTCTCCAGTCGCATGGCAGCCTTATGGCGGAAGAAGATAATCAGCACGAAGAACAGGATAATCAGGGCGAGGGCTACGATGGTGGCCACCATGCGCTGGCGTGCCATATCAGCCTTCTGCTGTACGAAGACCGTCTCTTTCTGCTGCAGGTTATAGAGGGTGGCCAGTTCCAGGGCCTCGTCCTGCTGCGTCTGTACGATAGCGCTGTCGAGGGCCGTACAGATCTCCATACCAATGTATACGGCAGAGTCGAGTTGCTGAGCACCTACATTAGCCCTGTATTTCGGCAGGAGATAATGCTGGATGATGTCGAGCGAGAGCTTGATGCCGTATTTGCTGACCTGCTCGTCGAAAATCTCAAAATTATGGGCTGCCTCTTCCCAGCGCTTAGCTGCCATCAGATAGGTGGTAGCCTCCAACTTACCCTCGTTGGTCCTGGCATAGTCGGTCAGGCGGGCCTTGTCGTAGGCCTTTGCTGCCTCGGCATGCTGTCCCAGTCCCTCCAGGGCGGTGGCACGATAGAGGTTCAGGCGCGTCTTCTGCTTGTCGAAGAAGGTCTGTTCGGCATCAGGCAACATCTGGTATTGGTTGAGCAGTTCCTCTAGGTGTGAAACCCAATAGAAAGCCTCTGTGAAACGCTTCTGCAGGAGGTAATTATCCGTAATGGTGATAACACCCACTATGGCATTGGTATACTGGCTGGCCGTAGGGTCTTTGGTGGTCATTTGGGAATAGCGCAGGTAGGCCTGGTCGAAATTCACGGCGGCCTCTGTAGGCTTCTCCAGTTTCAGTTGGCAGCAACCCAGGGTGACCAGCAGATAGGTATAGTCGGAAGTCTCGTCCAGTTTTGCCTCCTTCATCATCTCCATGGCAGGGATGGCCACCTTCATCGTGGCCTCATATTCGCCCTTGAGCAGCAGGATGCCTGCCAGTCGGTTGGCCGACTTCGCATAGTATTCCTTATCCTCGTCTGTCTGGATGTCGAGCGAGATGGCACGTTGCCAGTTGCTCTCTGCCAGGCGCATCTTCTGCTGACGCGAGAACGCATAGCCGCGCCAGTAGCAAGCCTTCATGTCAGACAGCTCGCCAGTCTTCTGCATACTGTCAGCCAGGATAATCAGACTATCGTAGTTGTGATTCTTATAGGCTATGTTGATGAGGCTGTCGGCCTGGTTGGTGTTGGCGACGATGACGTATTTCTCACCACAGGAACAAAACGTGGTGATGATGGATAAGGTTGCCAACAGGAAAAGGATAAGGCTGGTTTTCTTCATGAGAGATATTTTCCGTAATTGCTAATGGAATAGGCGATATACATAAACATGCCTGCACCTGATGTGAGGAGCAGGAGGAAGGGGATGATATCGTTGGGGAAAATAGCGGTGATAGCCACGCTGCCTATACCAAAGAGTACAATACAGTCGCAGCATACTTGCATCCAACGAATGAATTGCATCACGTTGCCGGATGTCATGCGTATCATGCGGAGACTCACGCGGTTGTAGGTCCTGTAGAACGTGAATACCGACCAGGCCGCATAGGCAAAGAAGATGCAGAAGGCCAGGCAGACATACGTTGGCGCATGGTGCCACAGCATGGCTACGGTCCAGTAGGTGATAAGGCCTACAACATAGATAAGAAGGTCGCGAATCACGACGCCCTTCGTCAGGTAATTCGGATTAAGCAGGGGAATATAGCCCCAGTTGAAACAGATGGCTCCGATATGGAAGAAGCTCACGGTGAGTGCCGATGCGGCAGTGGGCCAGGTGTAGCGCCATAGGAAGATGGCCTGGATGAAGTAGCCTAAGCCAAAAGCAACGAGCCACAAGATAGTCAGCAAACGTGCACGAAGGTATACGGTTTGCTGGCGATAGGCCTTATTGCCTACAAAAAGGATGCCCCCCATGGCCAAGTTGATAAGTCCGGTCAGTATAAGGGTAACAATGTAGATTGCCTGTTCCATTTTTTGATCGGTAGATATTTT
Proteins encoded:
- the sufB gene encoding Fe-S cluster assembly protein SufB; amino-acid sequence: MEDNNQKIQNQPEQDNALVRRIAEQKYEFGFTTNVDTEVIPVGLNEDVVRLISAKKGEPEWMLEFRLKAFRYWKEQQEPKWGHVHVPEIDYQSISYYADPMAKSKEKGKVNSEKSATAEIDPELTKTFDKLGIPLEERLALSGNTAVDAIMDSVSVKTTFKEKLREKGVIFCSIGEAIKEHPDLVRQYLGTVVPYKDNFFAALNSAVFSDGSFVYIPKGVRCPMELSSYFRINARNTGQFERTLIIADDDAYVSYLEGCTAPMRDENQLHAAIVEIIVMNRAEVKYSTVQNWYPGDENGKGGVLNLVTKRGDLRGVDSKLSWTQVETGSAITWKYPSCILRGDRSQAEFYSVAVTNNYQEADTGTKMIHLGKDTKSTIISKGISAGHSQNSYRGLVRAAATADNARNYSSCDSLLLGSDCGAHTFPYMDVHNDTAIFEHEATTSKISEAQLFYCNQRGIPTEQAVGLIVNGYAKEVIQKLPMEFAVEAQKLLSVSLEGTVG
- a CDS encoding four helix bundle suffix domain-containing protein, with product MEYNTKGKVLKKAVVWRDLYFYRKSDAIYQLTVDFCHRFLPLYGDRTVDQMVQAARSGKQNIVEGSEDGQTSSEMEIKLLNVARGSLQELRSDYLDYLNTHHLSIWPANNERQQRLRVFCHSHNDFSDYEPLVAKMNDEEMANLLLTLCHQTDKMMCAYLEKLEHRFVTEGGIKERMHAARTGYRQEVDARLRALEAENLQLKARIKELEGLLGEIGKPRKV
- a CDS encoding ATP-binding protein; protein product: MKKTSLILFLLATLSIITTFCSCGEKYVIVANTNQADSLINIAYKNHNYDSLIILADSMQKTGELSDMKACYWRGYAFSRQQKMRLAESNWQRAISLDIQTDEDKEYYAKSANRLAGILLLKGEYEATMKVAIPAMEMMKEAKLDETSDYTYLLVTLGCCQLKLEKPTEAAVNFDQAYLRYSQMTTKDPTASQYTNAIVGVITITDNYLLQKRFTEAFYWVSHLEELLNQYQMLPDAEQTFFDKQKTRLNLYRATALEGLGQHAEAAKAYDKARLTDYARTNEGKLEATTYLMAAKRWEEAAHNFEIFDEQVSKYGIKLSLDIIQHYLLPKYRANVGAQQLDSAVYIGMEICTALDSAIVQTQQDEALELATLYNLQQKETVFVQQKADMARQRMVATIVALALIILFFVLIIFFRHKAAMRLETAYYQLEIANEKTKESSRMKTSFIHQMSHEIRTPLNILSGFAQIISTPDIKLDEETKQDMNRKIMENTVRITELVNKMLEMSEASSKTVIERTENIPATQIAVEAMNAFPIGNKYKIPIDLQQDNSTNDVRIQTNEQAATRALVLLLDNAEKYTREGAIHLKVDVPSDKVVRYTVEDTGIGVPKAEAEHIFEEFVQLDENNEGTGIGLTVARSIANRLGGDVVLDTTYTSGARFIMTLPLNK